The following is a genomic window from Plasmodium yoelii strain 17X genome assembly, chromosome: 12.
ttaaaaaataaatgtaaaaattataagctCCTTCCAGAGATAAATACAACacaaaataatgtaaaatgTTTTGAAGatacatcatcaagttcgtcgatatcAAAGAACATATTTCTAGTTTTATcaatatttggtgcaataggaatatttttaggaatttcttataaggtaaataataaggaatttaaaaatattacatttaaatattattttaattatatatatgcaaacgttaataaaaaattgtacgtttcttaatattttatattagtattcgttatttggatttcggaaacgatttcaaaaacaaaaattaagagaaaaactaaaaaatataaagaagagaatgaatcattaatatatgattcgaagattaataatgattaatacaTGTTAAGAAGCTGTCTATTTAGAAAtgaataatttttgcataatttttatatagttttatgttgtgggtcaggGTTATGTTTGTGGTACCCACATTCGGGTTAGggataagtattatatctttatttaatttttataattaaacactaatttaatatatatattatttcgtatgtttaatcacgagATGAAGTTTAAATATGCAACAAAAAAGGGGCATtgtcattaatatgaaagggaCCACATATCATTTTTCccttaaagtataatatatataattgagtgttcatgccgatttaatatgattaaaataaaatatatatattgtatatttaatatagatattgaatatatatgaagTCGTATTATGtaatatcataattttcattatataagcCTTGATAACCTAGAACTATATTCAATTGTGGATAtgataatatgtttctttattttatgaaaattttatttagtaaaacttataacttgtatcatatttatttttatttaaatcgttttatccaactgaaatgtaataatagatattcataaaatatagatgcatgaaatatcgatcgagaatcgaaaatacaacgttatctataaaaggaaTTTTAtacatctaacatttttagtaatacataaaaaatgtactatagatatattataataaatttataaattataaatatatataatactcatttttttcatttcaattatttgaatttatacTAATATTCTAATTTATATTGGTAagaatagttatatatattaatttaattatcataaagtataataatagattaatcactattaatttttaaattttatattttgaggtataaataaataatattttaaaagatttaaaaaatagaatataagtatattaataaaatttcgaattatattttgttataataattataaataatatgatagatataatacgttattattatatgcttatacatataatttaataaaatactttatcaataactaatattgaaatattattttattgtgaaaccttcatataataaacattaatattattgaaaagacaaataataatgcattataatgatattatttttatatatttattaaagatCCACTTCGGgatatgtggttttatattataaaaatttggatTCATGGAGAAAATGATAACGACTTAATTCATGTTAActgtcattttattattccatattaactcttattatattattagtttttattgaataatcattttttaatctaAAACAATACATtaccatataattaataaaatatagaatttttaataaattatttgaatgtacaTACATGATAACTatatcaataaatatataagataagaATGAACAGCGCATAGTATTTAggaaatatttatctaaatttatatattaaaagagcaatatatcttatctctctcctcttaaaggacAATATAACAACTTAATTAcgcatagttttctattatactttaaagtattattaatatatatttatatgttaatatttgctaagtattattttaaaaacaatttacaTTCAAAGGCTTATTTAACCTTATAAATActggttcagtgctaattgttgttttagaGAGTGGAAATTATgcgtaaaaaatattataaaattacccaatagaGAATACTTCGCAATTGgaatatgtaggaataaaatcaagttatttaacgcattaaaattattttttaatttatctatattaaatgaaaataatataaatttatataatttgcatatagATGTAAGTGaaataacttaatttgaaaatgctattattttagaaaaaactataatatatattataagaaacaagtatataaaatttaatatatttaaaaaattactatttatatactttaaggattctaataatagctttcttaattttttatatttgtgcagtatttaagttttatgaCGTTGTTtgtgttctatattaaagcatatgtataagtatatattttttaaattcattataaaagtatattaatttttataataaagttatatcaaatgttagtaagaatagtatttttcgtataaaatgcatcatatatacatatgggAAAAGTGTATAAACAACCCTATATTTAAGATAATTTAGctaaatatcataaaataagtataatatgattttagtaatactaatgtattattatttaatatgaaattcaaattaagaataatatgtcTAACGAAAGACAATTTCTATGTAAAGAGcttaaataaatacaaaatatattttatacaatatatataaataacatcacCCCTCACAATCTCCAAATTATAAcagaatttcattataatgtctAAGGAATTGGTATATATCATgttcttatattattcgtatgttgcattcctataaattatattaattttaattttagtaacatttatattaatacattttttgtttaattcgtaaaatatattcgtagtGTGATTTAATTAATACGATCGATGAATATTTTGATGATGATCAGAACAACCcggaaaaatataattctatgggttttttaaatatgtttttccCCGAAAGTAACTGTAGTAGTGATGAAGAAAAGATTGTCTCTggttttataatattactaaATACGCTTGATGTTGAAAATTTAGAAAGTGATAAAATTGTTGAATAcgctattttatggttaagtaataaactaaatcaaaaaaaagaaaatagaaCGATCATATTAGACGATTTTTATACtgattatataaaaacaaatagttGTTATATTAAGCATATATCTGCTAATAGTGATAGTAAGATTAAAAATGATGTTAtagaaaaacaaataaatatgatgaatatggatattaaagatatatctaatttttatgatgcatttaaatcattatgtaacatgtataGTGAGTTTTATCCAGAAAAAAATACTGAATGCAAGACATGTTTAGAAAATGCTGGAGATTtgtttgaaaaatatgaaaaacttaaaaatgctttagatattaataaaggaaGTTCTTATTATCAACTATTGTCtagtttatcaaatgattataaaatttttgaacataattataattctGAATGTAGTCATATCTCACCACTTGTAGCTTGTCCACGAAGTTcagtaacaaaaaatacactaattgcaattgcaattatatttgttgcagcatcaattttactgggagtttcttataaggtaaataataaggaattaaaaaaaatattatatatatgtaaacattAACGAACAACCGTAcccttcttaacattttatattagtattcgttatttggatttcggaaacgatctaaaaaacaacatttaagagaaatgctaaaaaaataaagaagaaactaatcattaatatattattcgaaaAGTAGGATTATTTCAGGAAtgtaataatgattgatatattttaagaaactgtctatttgaaagtaatttttgcataatttttatatagtttttatgttgtggaacccatattcgggttagggctaagtattatattgcatttaattttttataacataaacactaatttaatatatgcacTATACTCGTATTTTTAATCACAAGATGAAATCAAAAGtccaaatatgcaaccacGAAGGGGCATAAGCTAATATGTAATGAATTGCGCAACCtgttttataagttataatatatacaattgtgtgttcatgccgatttaatatgattaaaataaaatgtctatattgcatatattaatatagatgttGACTATATATGAAGTTGTATTATGAAATATACtaattgcctattatataaaccttgataacccagagctatattgaattatgcatatcataatatgtttttttatttgatgaaacattttatttagcaaAACTTAtgatttgtatcatatttatttttatttaaatcgtgttatccaactgaactgtaataatagataaacataaaatatagattcataattatcgatcgagaatcgacaatataacataatctataaaatatttttgtgcttctaatatttttagtaatacatcaAAAATCAgactaaatatataatatttttgaagttttaattgtGTACCTTCCCTTTTTGTATTTCCTTTGCATtcgtattaaaattaattaatattaaaagaagtAGCTATAAatgctttaatttatttatcataaggataataatatattaatcactattaatttttaaacttggtagttttgaagtatatataaattggaaatatattattagtttttgaaaaaatataagtatattaataaaattgaatgCTATAATTTGCTCtaacaattataaataatatggtaTATAGAATGCATTATAttactatacatataatataatataataaaatactttACTAacaactaatattgaaatattgttttattgtggaaacttcatataattaaatattaattttatcgaaaagacgcataataatacattataaaggaataatttttatttatttgttaaagatccaatttggagtttataattttatattctaaaatatGGATTAATGGAGAAAGTGTTAAAtgtctttttattattccctgttatattatcataatttaatgaatcatcattttataatctgaattaacattttttatagtagaattaataaaatatagaattattaataaattatttgaatgcatatacattgataactatatcaataaaatatataagataataaTGAACATTGTAGAACATTTaacgaatatttatctaaacttatatattaaaaaaggaaatatatcttatctctcccCACCTAAGagtaatataacaacctaatatacatagttttctattacaATTTAAAACGTCaccaatagttatttatatgtttaatatttactaagtatgattttaaaaataatttgcatttaaagacttatttaaacTTATAAATAGCTTAgtaaatacgggttcagtgctaattgttgttttaacagtggaaaaatatgcaaaatgtattataaaattaccaaataaagaatatttctaaattgaagtatataggaataaaaataaagttattgtacttattaaaatggattatgaatttatctacattaattacaaataatataaatttatgtaatttgtaggtattataattttagaaaaagcaataatatatattataagaaacaagtatataagtatttaatatattttaaaaaattactatttatatacttttaaggattatagtaataataatattttttaatttttacatattttaggTTCATGggtataaatttatttattaaagcaTCTGAAACAAATTtgaatttttctatattgagACAAATATATGGGGATGTATTTTAAACTCATTACAAAATTActtgaatttttataataaaaatataatggaCATTATTAATAATCATGACTTTATGCACAAATTATGTTATacatatgaacaaaatgtattaaatatcTCCAATTTAAGGCAGTTTATCTAGCttcaataaattatatatatatttgttatgaTGTtactattgtattattactttacattaattttaatttaatataaaaataagatgTGGCTAGCTACAGATAATTGTCATATAGAGAATCCAAGTTTATGTCCCTTCTTTTGAtgcaatatatatgaaattaatatgatgtacttaatttataattcaaaaataaaatttcaatATGTCAATTAATAAAGTGGTACATACAATTTCTTGAATATAAATGTTTgttattacatatttttgatattttattatctataaattaataataatataattttaatagacatttttatttgatttttttaaaatcgtTTCTTAGTGTGATCAGTTTGATACTTTTTGGAAGTTTTTTCGTGATGGGTTGAAAGATTCGAAACATTATGATTTTAATATTGGAACATTTAAGAAATATTGTCCTAATAGTAATTGTGATGCTGATGCCGATATAATTAACGCTGGTTGTTTATGGTTATTTAATGCATTTTTCGATAGATATGGTATTTCAAATTATGGTAATAGTTATAAGGATGTAGCTGTAtgtattatgatatggttaggTTATATATTAAACCTAAAGCCCCATAAGGAAATCACGAGTTTAATGGATTTTTATTCTAAGCATATAGAAAATAACACGAAGTACACTGACCATAAATTTAATGACTCAGATTATGACAGTTATAAGATCATAGATGAAATAAAGGAGTATATGAATattgatattaataatatgtctaaattttatgaattacttaaattattatgcaATATGGATAATgcttataataaaaataaaagtaacaACTTTTCAGAAGATGCTAAGAAATTTGTTGATAAATATCAAGAATTTcttgatgatgataataatactgACGGCAGTCCGTACAGTAAAGTATTACTTGTTTTATCCAAATGTTATGAGGAATTTGGAAAATACACAGTTCTTAATAGTACACCAAAAGATCGTCCATCACTACCAACAAAAAAGACAGCTAAAGATGGTAGTATATTGGATTCTAAAGGAATAAAAACAATTGAACCTTCGAGTGAAGCAGAACAATCAATTCATATAACGACAACCCCGAGTTTTAACACTACATTGTCAGGTTCAACACTAGCaagcaaattaattccagttTTGTTGATATTTGCTGCAATACCAATTTTCTTGGGAAttgcttataaggtaaataataaggaattaaaaaattattttcattatatatatgcaaacgttaacaaaaaaatagttcgtttatcatttttatattagtattcgctatttggatttcggaaacaatctcaaaaacaacaattaagagaaaagctaaaaaaataaagaaaatggactattaatatatgattcgaagagtagtaactatttcaggaatagtaataatgattgatatatgttaagaagcTGTCTATttggaagtaatttttgatcataatttttatatagttttt
Proteins encoded in this region:
- a CDS encoding PIR protein, with protein sequence MSKELCDLINTIDEYFDDDQNNPEKYNSMGFLNMFFPESNCSSDEEKIVSGFIILLNTLDVENLESDKIVEYAILWLSNKLNQKKENRTIILDDFYTDYIKTNSCYIKHISANSDSKIKNDVIEKQINMMNMDIKDISNFYDAFKSLCNMYSEFYPEKNTECKTCLENAGDLFEKYEKLKNALDINKGSSYYQLLSSLSNDYKIFEHNYNSECSHISPLVACPRSSVTKNTLIAIAIIFVAASILLGVSYKYSLFGFRKRSKKQHLREMLKK
- a CDS encoding PIR protein; amino-acid sequence: MSINKCDQFDTFWKFFRDGLKDSKHYDFNIGTFKKYCPNSNCDADADIINAGCLWLFNAFFDRYGISNYGNSYKDVAVCIMIWLGYILNLKPHKEITSLMDFYSKHIENNTKYTDHKFNDSDYDSYKIIDEIKEYMNIDINNMSKFYELLKLLCNMDNAYNKNKSNNFSEDAKKFVDKYQEFLDDDNNTDGSPYSKVLLVLSKCYEEFGKYTVLNSTPKDRPSLPTKKTAKDGSILDSKGIKTIEPSSEAEQSIHITTTPSFNTTLSGSTLASKLIPVLLIFAAIPIFLGIAYKYSLFGFRKQSQKQQLREKLKK